The following nucleotide sequence is from Novipirellula artificiosorum.
TTTTGCACCGAGCGGCCAAGGGATGGCATGCTTGGGCCAGTGCGATTCGTCGCGACCAGAGTCCGGATCGGGCACGGGCACCGATTGTCGGTTGGGACAAAAAATTCCAGTTGGTCAAAGTCAGCCCCTTGGCGAATTGGACCAAGAAGGATGTTTGGTCACTGATCACCAGCGAGAACATTCCCTACAACCCGTTGCATGATCAAGGGTACCCAAGCGTCGGTTGCCAACCCTGCACGCGTGCGGTGATGGCGGGCGAAGACGAGCGTGCCGGACGTTGGGCAGGTTTCCAAAAGACCGAGTGTGGTTTGCACTCGTCCTAAGCGTTGACAAAGGGTCCTGGTGGGATGGTCATTTCCGCACGAGTTCATTACGCCTGTCTCGCAATGTTGGAATTGACGATGCGCGCCGACGACTCTGCTCCGGTTGCCGTTCGCGAGATTACCGATCGGCATCAGATTCCCGGCCCATTCCTGGCTCAGATCCTGCGGCCGTTGCGTGTGGCAGGATGGGTACAAAGTGTGCGAGGCAGCCAGGGAGGTTATCGGTTGACGGTCGATCCTGGGCAAATCACCTTGCTCGATATCGCCGAAGCCATGGCATGCCAAGCGGCGCACAACCATTTGACAGACAATCCCACAGGCTCTGCGACAGCGTTGCAACAGGTATGGGACGATGCCGATGAAGCCTCGCGAGCGGTCTTGAGCAGCATGCGGCTAAGCGACCTTGCCCAGCGATGTCGCGAAGGCGAAGCGACGATGTTTTACATTTAAGGCAAACCCACGTTGGATCAACGCGAGTTGCGTTTAGAGCATCTCGTCTTCTTCGGATTCCGGAGGGTCCTCTCGGAAATAGGTACGCAGACTTTTGGGCAGCGGATTGATGGCCAATTGGTCTTTTAAGAAACCCTTTTCCTTGGCTTCCCTCAGGACGGCAACGACATCGCCGTAGCCGCCACCCACCGCCGCGATCCCTTGAATGACCGATCGGATATCACTCGCAACGGTCGCCCGCATATCATCCTTTCCCGCTTGAAAACGGCTGACGCGGAGCATCCCGGGTTGCTTCGGATCGCTTTTGAGCATGACACCATGCGGTCCCATCAGGAAGGTTGAGATCTGCATCGGCTGTGGAGTGCCGAACACAACGATTTCTGGATGCTCTTTGAGTGAAACCACAATGGCCGGCAACGCATCGGAGGGA
It contains:
- a CDS encoding RrF2 family transcriptional regulator, with amino-acid sequence MVISARVHYACLAMLELTMRADDSAPVAVREITDRHQIPGPFLAQILRPLRVAGWVQSVRGSQGGYRLTVDPGQITLLDIAEAMACQAAHNHLTDNPTGSATALQQVWDDADEASRAVLSSMRLSDLAQRCREGEATMFYI